A single Cottoperca gobio chromosome 3, fCotGob3.1, whole genome shotgun sequence DNA region contains:
- the LOC115025533 gene encoding serine protease 23-like, with amino-acid sequence MRSRAALPRFTPLLFLLFLLPVFSSSSRPQWVLQRVPVILAQQTESRSAPHFLSQARLNVSSPCDPECHMRAPRPSYWDLRRLLAYETLTSDGQLTETAVGIYGYDPNTSPAYSSGSSGKAERSHVRRKRQIFGHDGRFSIAGQDFLLKYPFSVAVKLSTGCTGTLVGDRHVLTAAHCVHDGKNYVKGAQKLRVGFLKTKQRDTEASSYLASNFTNHVEGGRALYTPPTNEKMKFQWIRARRTHVPKGWIKGNANDIGMDYDYALLELKKPHKRRHMKLGVSPPAQRLPGRRVHFSGFDNDRPGKLVYRFCRAGEETSDLLYQHCDAQPGASGSGVYARMWDGRHRRWERKVIGVFSGHQWVERQGASHEFNVAVRITPLKYAQICYWIKGNFVDCREG; translated from the exons ATGCGCTCCCGGGCTGCGCTCCCCCG GTTTACCCCTCTTCtatttctcctcttccttctccctgttttttcctcctcttcccgcCCCCAGTGGGTTCTCCAGCGTGTCCCTGTCATCCTTGCTCAGCAGACGGAGTCTCGATCAGcccctcacttcctgtctcaggCCCGCTTGAATGTCAGCTCCCCCTGTGACCCAGAATGCCACATGAGGGCCCCTCGCCCGAGCTACTGGGACCTGCGACGTCTTCTGGCCTATGAGACACTCACCTCTGATGGTCAACTTACTGAGACTGCCGTTGGGATCTATGGCTACGACCCAAACACCAGTCCGGCCTACTCTTCAGGGTCGTCTGGGAAGGCTGAGCGGTCACATGTCAGGAGGAAGCGACAGATATTCGGCCACGATGGCCGTTTTAGCATTGCTGGGCAGGACTTCCTGTTGAAATATCCATTTTCAGTGGCTGTCAAGCTGTCCACTGGGTGTACTGGTACATTGGTGGGGGACCGTCATGTTCTCACAGCTGCTCATTGTGTTCATGATGGTAAAAATTACGTGAAAGGAGCCCAGAAGCTCCGGGTTGGGTTTCTAAAAACCAAGCAACGAGACACAGAGGCTTCCTCTTACCTTGCTTCCAACTTCACCAACCACGTTGAAGGTGGCCGTGCTCTTTACACCCCGCCAACTAACGAAAAAATGAAATTCCAGTGGATCAGAGCCAGGCGCACCCATGTGCCCAAAGGATGGATTAAAGGGAATGCCAATGACATTGGGATGGACTATGACTACGCTTTGCTTGAACTCAAGAAACCACACAAACGCCGCCACATGAAGTTAGGAGTCAGCCCGCCCGCTCAGAGGCTGCCCGGTCGACGAGTCCACTTCTCAGGATTTGATAATGACCGTCCAGGCAAGCTGGTGTATCGGTTCTGTCGGGCCGGCGAGGAGACGTCAGACCTGCTTTATCAGCACTGTGATGCTCAGCCCGGTGCTAGCGGGTCAGGAGTCTACGCCCGGATGTGGGATGGGCGGCACCGGCGCTGGGAGCGGAAGGTGATAGGTGTGTTTTCTGGGCATCAGTGGGTGGAGCGACAAGGGGCGTCTCATGAATTTAATGTAGCGGTGAGAATCACACCTCTCAAATATGCTCAGATCTGCTA